The following are encoded in a window of Mycoplasma anserisalpingitidis genomic DNA:
- a CDS encoding putative immunoglobulin-blocking virulence protein: protein MRKITKKKLFYLGMSAIAFVGVSSVLTMGIHSHNPKNNVNKKFDTLGERLDGSDSSLKDDVLTSDKNLSNRDNNLPKLEKPGTNNEEHENENNKTIIKFLLNDESKTQIGETIELTEEEFESFNLKLNVPDGYELLNKNIEIEKNSENLIFIKEIVKDLIYKTTLTFTFDEKIISSEVITTKNDEKIILSRYIPSGYKLENDDFEVIVNQVNEINLVKVVENQPEKTEEEKPKEIKTILKYFYEVNLIKEIEVSSNINAKINAGQYLPYGYELVESSIDVIIGQTNSIQVQPISVEPTEPTIPENPESENEIFDDTLIKEEMVTTKLIYKDNQSKEVVLEKTIETKKGELILVSSYLPEGYELIEPNQLAIPGIDNEILVVKIQKETIKVLDTIIKFNYNNKTIESKTFKLLENSEHTIKDINYVPLNYHLVDETIKIKVGQENIINVEPDKEEIRLVTTTLIYHDNNVEVLKKVIEKPEGEVIDYKEYLPEGYEFVNQSYSIIYGKENKIAIQLKKKLVTTTLVFKEGDKVISEKSIKGNDDEVIIASNYLPNNYTLVDSNVAVITGNRNEIGIKKVEEIHQTVSTKLIFILDGSEIGYKSISSLDNAIINVNNYVPIGYKAKNTEQVIKVGETNKVEIIQSAIINQNSPMGMIMINWITEDGTILDPFQRFERSGDEIPVIQYIPNGYEAFDSNEARKVVIANTNKNVAFVKIKKKQEVVILPTPEVQPVTPEEPEKTEEVENTPAPTPKPEPTPKPEDSNSNSEKIIKDKTNIAGKPIDPNSVNVPDVENPDWKKYENLDKNKITSETIKGTKELVNTLYTAIGKDGLNDEKALRDALGKQGVPSNIIENWVEYTKNYRTKYQEQGRDFLLHLRLWMENVKKDIDKYAEKGMVPNLDFLNRLYRNESGGKTTWYVEEGGSWTYPNPLDSPVIKKIVDQNSTKRVMNYDTWYSRDPKSIQEGNFPGWDKKDISSSYSSSLSGSSKVYSYTKDGKKLNVLEVDVKNVESYKNFKNDIQKLQGQLSGGINGIVIRNIGGFGAPSDLKDVFKSLPSTVQKLTLFFEGKDTSSLIALKDKHIKEIELYTSQNGILGLDKDWAINPNALKGVDFVPYDYNNDINPNKVADGALKTTSITFQVLKFDAEDNITTINQGLKIAFQDKYDLRVFQGYWGEGSWITHLDFSNVKEIRSLKDMQLYGRVFYDLTLWNPDEKFEIKTSDLARTQFSALIVKHPSDYGKFHFKTENNSTVDTLYISGKASDLEQGWGTQLAAVISAGRNIFKKIKVDDPNMVSLVASFNTYGWKIE from the coding sequence ATGAGAAAAATAACTAAGAAAAAACTATTTTATCTAGGAATGTCTGCAATTGCATTTGTTGGTGTTTCTAGTGTTTTAACTATGGGAATTCACTCTCATAATCCTAAAAATAATGTTAATAAAAAGTTTGATACTTTAGGTGAAAGGTTGGATGGTAGTGATTCATCATTAAAAGATGATGTTTTAACTAGCGATAAAAATCTTTCAAATAGAGATAATAATTTACCTAAATTAGAAAAACCAGGTACAAATAATGAAGAACATGAAAATGAAAATAATAAAACTATTATTAAGTTTTTGTTAAACGATGAAAGTAAAACACAAATTGGTGAAACTATAGAACTTACAGAGGAAGAATTTGAGTCATTTAACTTAAAATTAAACGTTCCTGATGGTTATGAATTATTGAATAAAAATATAGAAATAGAAAAAAATAGCGAAAATTTAATTTTTATTAAAGAAATCGTAAAAGATTTAATTTACAAAACTACTTTAACATTCACATTTGATGAAAAAATCATCTCAAGTGAAGTTATAACAACAAAAAATGATGAAAAAATAATTCTTTCAAGATATATTCCTAGTGGTTATAAACTCGAAAATGATGATTTTGAAGTTATTGTTAATCAAGTAAATGAAATAAATTTAGTTAAGGTAGTTGAAAATCAACCAGAAAAAACTGAAGAAGAAAAACCCAAAGAAATCAAAACAATTCTAAAGTACTTTTATGAAGTTAATTTAATTAAAGAAATTGAAGTTAGTTCAAATATTAATGCAAAAATTAATGCTGGACAGTATTTACCTTATGGTTATGAATTGGTAGAAAGTTCAATTGATGTTATAATTGGTCAAACTAATTCAATTCAAGTGCAACCTATATCTGTTGAACCAACTGAACCAACTATTCCTGAAAATCCTGAGAGTGAAAATGAAATTTTTGATGATACTCTTATTAAAGAGGAAATGGTAACAACTAAATTAATTTACAAAGATAATCAATCTAAAGAAGTAGTTTTAGAAAAAACTATCGAAACTAAAAAAGGTGAATTGATTTTAGTTAGTTCTTATTTACCAGAAGGATATGAATTAATTGAACCTAATCAGTTAGCTATCCCTGGAATTGACAATGAAATTCTAGTAGTTAAAATCCAAAAGGAAACTATCAAAGTACTCGATACAATAATTAAATTTAATTACAATAATAAAACTATTGAAAGTAAAACGTTTAAGCTTTTAGAAAATTCTGAGCATACAATTAAAGATATCAATTATGTACCTCTTAATTACCATTTAGTTGATGAAACTATCAAAATTAAAGTAGGACAAGAAAATATCATCAATGTTGAACCAGATAAAGAAGAAATTAGATTAGTAACTACTACATTAATTTATCATGATAATAATGTTGAAGTATTGAAAAAAGTTATCGAAAAACCTGAAGGTGAAGTAATTGATTATAAAGAATATCTTCCTGAAGGATATGAATTTGTAAATCAAAGTTATTCAATTATTTATGGTAAAGAAAATAAAATTGCAATCCAACTTAAGAAAAAATTGGTTACAACTACCTTAGTTTTTAAAGAAGGTGATAAAGTTATAAGTGAAAAATCTATTAAAGGCAACGATGATGAAGTGATTATAGCTTCAAACTATTTACCAAATAATTACACTTTAGTTGATTCAAATGTTGCTGTCATTACTGGAAATAGAAACGAAATTGGCATTAAAAAAGTAGAAGAAATTCATCAAACAGTTTCAACTAAATTAATTTTTATTTTAGACGGAAGTGAAATTGGTTATAAATCAATTAGTTCATTAGATAATGCTATTATTAATGTTAATAATTATGTTCCGATTGGGTATAAGGCTAAAAATACTGAGCAAGTGATCAAAGTAGGAGAAACCAATAAAGTTGAAATTATTCAAAGTGCAATAATTAATCAAAATTCTCCTATGGGAATGATAATGATTAATTGAATAACTGAAGATGGAACTATATTAGATCCTTTTCAAAGATTTGAAAGAAGTGGTGACGAGATACCTGTAATACAATATATTCCTAATGGATATGAAGCATTTGACAGTAATGAAGCTAGAAAAGTAGTTATTGCAAATACAAATAAAAATGTTGCATTTGTTAAAATTAAGAAAAAACAAGAAGTTGTAATTTTACCTACACCTGAAGTTCAACCAGTAACTCCTGAAGAACCGGAGAAAACCGAGGAAGTTGAAAATACTCCTGCCCCAACGCCTAAACCAGAACCTACTCCAAAACCCGAAGATAGCAATTCTAATAGCGAAAAAATCATTAAAGACAAAACAAATATAGCTGGTAAACCTATTGATCCTAATTCAGTAAATGTGCCGGATGTCGAAAATCCTGATTGAAAAAAATATGAGAATTTAGATAAAAATAAAATTACTTCAGAAACGATAAAAGGTACTAAAGAATTAGTTAATACTTTATATACTGCAATAGGTAAAGACGGATTAAATGATGAAAAAGCTCTAAGAGATGCATTAGGTAAACAAGGTGTTCCATCGAATATTATTGAAAATTGAGTTGAATATACTAAAAATTACAGAACGAAATATCAAGAGCAAGGAAGAGATTTCTTACTTCATTTAAGACTTTGAATGGAAAATGTTAAAAAAGATATTGATAAATATGCTGAAAAAGGAATGGTTCCAAATTTAGATTTCTTGAATAGATTATATAGAAATGAATCAGGAGGAAAAACAACTTGATATGTTGAAGAAGGTGGCAGTTGAACATATCCAAATCCACTTGATAGTCCAGTAATCAAGAAAATTGTCGATCAAAATAGCACAAAACGTGTTATGAATTATGACACTTGATACTCTAGAGATCCTAAATCAATTCAAGAAGGAAATTTCCCTGGTTGAGATAAAAAGGATATCTCTAGTTCATACTCTTCTAGTTTATCAGGAAGTAGTAAAGTTTATAGTTACACTAAAGATGGTAAAAAACTTAACGTTCTTGAAGTTGATGTTAAAAATGTTGAGTCATATAAAAACTTCAAAAATGATATACAAAAACTTCAAGGTCAACTTTCAGGTGGAATTAATGGTATTGTAATAAGAAATATAGGTGGTTTTGGTGCTCCTTCAGATCTTAAAGATGTATTTAAAAGTTTACCAAGCACTGTTCAAAAACTCACATTATTCTTTGAAGGAAAAGATACTAGTTCACTTATTGCCTTAAAAGATAAACATATTAAAGAAATTGAATTATACACTTCTCAAAATGGTATTCTTGGTTTGGATAAAGATTGAGCAATTAATCCAAATGCCCTTAAAGGTGTTGATTTTGTACCTTATGATTATAATAATGATATTAATCCAAATAAAGTGGCTGATGGAGCGTTAAAAACTACATCTATTACTTTCCAAGTTCTTAAATTTGATGCTGAAGATAATATCACTACAATCAATCAAGGTTTAAAAATTGCTTTCCAAGATAAATATGATTTAAGAGTCTTCCAAGGGTATTGAGGTGAAGGGAGTTGAATCACTCATTTAGATTTTTCAAATGTTAAAGAAATTAGAAGTCTTAAAGATATGCAATTATATGGAAGAGTATTTTATGATTTAACATTATGAAATCCAGACGAGAAATTCGAGATAAAAACAAGTGATTTAGCTAGAACTCAATTCAGTGCTTTAATTGTAAAACACCCTAGTGACTATGGAAAATTCCATTTTAAAACTGAAAATAATTCAACTGTAGATACTCTATATATTTCAGGTAAAGCTTCTGATTTAGAACAAGGTTGAGGAACTCAATTAGCTGCTGTTATAAGTGCTGGAAGAAACATATTTAAGAAAATCAAAGTTGATGATCCTAATATGGTTTCATTAGTTGCGAGTTTTAATACATATGGTTGAAAAATTGAATAA
- a CDS encoding MSC_0618 family F1-like ATPase beta subunit, giving the protein MAAKITKIWTDVVQISFSNEELPKINTLILTEDNLNYLMVKKILDQNNLLAMIIYNETPFYINQKVKCLNKSFMVPVGQKAKGHVFDFSGKSLNHPEIKEFDFVEMDSTIIKNLNYKYEPEILETGIKAVDFFIPIIKGAKIGIFGGAGVGKTVLMKEIIFNLSKNQEKTSSIFIGSGERSREAIELKNDLEESNLMKNSTLYVSRMNESAGSRMSIVPIGITAAEYLRDNEKENVLLFIDNIFRFLQAGNEISASLDKKPSLGGYQSTLNTEISSVENRIFANQNGNITSFQTVFLPMDDLSEPSAVAIFKHLGGNLVLSREVTAKNIFPAIDPLASSSSSIDPMIIGQKHYDAIIETKKILQRYKELEDVILILGIDELDDESKVTVKKALQLQNFFSQYFFMTEHFTHEKGVYVKLEDTIDSVTRIINGEFSGVEPEKFLYISTVNDLLETK; this is encoded by the coding sequence ATGGCAGCGAAAATAACTAAGATTTGAACTGATGTAGTACAAATTAGTTTTTCTAATGAAGAACTTCCAAAAATTAATACTTTAATTCTAACTGAAGATAATCTAAACTATTTAATGGTAAAAAAAATACTTGATCAAAACAATCTTTTAGCAATGATTATTTATAATGAAACTCCATTTTATATAAATCAAAAAGTAAAATGTCTAAATAAATCATTTATGGTTCCAGTTGGGCAAAAAGCTAAAGGCCATGTATTTGATTTTAGTGGTAAATCATTAAATCACCCTGAGATCAAAGAATTTGATTTTGTTGAAATGGATTCAACTATTATTAAAAATCTTAACTATAAATATGAGCCAGAGATTTTAGAAACAGGAATTAAAGCTGTAGATTTCTTTATTCCAATTATCAAGGGTGCAAAAATTGGTATCTTTGGTGGAGCTGGGGTAGGAAAAACAGTTTTAATGAAAGAAATCATCTTTAATTTATCTAAAAATCAAGAAAAAACCAGTTCTATTTTTATTGGTTCTGGTGAACGTTCACGTGAAGCGATTGAACTTAAGAATGACCTAGAAGAATCTAATTTAATGAAGAATTCAACTCTTTATGTATCAAGAATGAACGAGTCAGCAGGTTCAAGAATGAGTATTGTTCCTATTGGTATAACTGCTGCTGAATATCTTAGAGATAATGAAAAAGAAAATGTATTGTTATTCATCGACAACATCTTCCGTTTTCTTCAAGCTGGTAATGAAATTTCAGCTTCACTTGATAAAAAACCTTCTCTTGGTGGATATCAATCGACATTAAATACTGAAATTTCTTCAGTTGAAAACAGAATTTTCGCAAATCAAAATGGAAACATCACTTCATTCCAAACAGTATTTTTACCTATGGATGATCTTTCTGAACCTTCTGCAGTCGCAATATTTAAGCACCTTGGCGGAAACTTAGTACTTTCACGTGAAGTAACTGCCAAAAATATCTTCCCTGCAATTGATCCGCTTGCATCTAGTTCAAGTAGTATTGATCCAATGATAATTGGTCAAAAACATTATGATGCAATTATAGAAACTAAAAAAATACTTCAAAGATATAAAGAACTCGAAGATGTTATTTTAATTTTGGGAATAGATGAACTTGATGATGAAAGTAAAGTCACGGTTAAAAAAGCACTTCAATTACAAAACTTTTTCTCACAATACTTTTTCATGACCGAACACTTTACTCATGAAAAAGGAGTATATGTAAAATTAGAAGATACTATCGATTCAGTTACAAGAATTATTAATGGTGAATTTAGTGGTGTTGAGCCTGAGAAATTCTTGTATATTTCGACAGTAAATGATTTATTAGAAACTAAATAA